The DNA sequence GCCGTCCGCAGTCGCCCCGCGTCCAGCGGCCCCGGCAGATGGACCTCGATGTGCACCGTCTCCGGCTCCTCCTCCTGGAGGCAGTGCCGGGCGACCTCGTCCACGACGGGGAACGGAACGCGTACCGGCGGCCGCAGCGGACCTCCGGCGCGTGCGGGCTGTTGCAGTGCCGTCATGTGGCTTCGCCCTTCCCGGTCTTCCCGGTGTCGTCGGACTCCGGCGAGCTCTCGGGACCGGTCGCCCGCAAGCGCGGTTTGCGGGGCGCGATCCGCGCGGTCGGCGAGTCCGGAACCGGCCCACCGGGACCGCGCGCGGACACGGTCGGCCCGGAGTCGGTACGGGAATCCGCCGGCCCCGGAGGCTCGGTCCCCATCGGACTGCGGCCCCGCTCCCGCTGCGGCAGGGGGCGCGTCGGCCGCTCCGGGGCGGCCGAGCCGGGAACACCGCCACCACCGGCGACCGGCGGCAGCACAGCCGTGGAGCCGGGCAGACCCGATCCATGGTCGGGGCCGCCCGCGGATCCGGCCGCCCCCGCCGACTCCCGCACCCCCACCACACCGGCGAACAGCCCGATCAGCGCCAGCAGTTGAGCCGCAGGCCCGAAGGCGCCCTCCTGCGCGCCCACCGGCTCCCCGGCGCCGACCGCCGCTGCCACGCCCGCCCCCGCGAGCGCCACCAACGCGATCGGCACCAGCAGGGCATGCCTGCGCCACGCCACCAGCGCCAGGGCCGGTACAAGCAGGGCGAACCAGCCGGCGATGAGTACGCCCACCACCGTCACGGCCACCGTGCCGAGCCACAGGCCAGGCAGCGGCGGGGCCGGCTGCGGCTCGTCCGGGTTCGGTGCGCGGCGGCGCCACAGGGCCAGCCCGGCCAGCAGCGCGATCGCGACCGCGCTGCCGATCAGCCCGCCCTCGTACATCACCGCCGGCTCGTACGACAGCTCGACCGTGCCGCCGGCGCCCGCCGGGATCCGCCAGCCCTGCTGCCAGCCGTCCAGCCGTACCGGTGTCAGCTCCTTGCCGCCCAGGGTGGCGCGCCAGCCGTCGTTGAAGTTCTCGTACGTGGTGAGGTAGCTCGCCGCGCCCGACCCGACGGTCACCGCGCGCCGGTCGCCGAGCCAGTCCCGTATCCCCAGCTGACGCCCGGCGGCCGAGGCATCGGAAACCGTGCCGCGCGTCAGCGTCACCGCGGTCAGCGTGAGCGGCCCCGCGTCCCCGGCCTCGACTCGATGGTCACCCGCGGACAGTTGCAACTCGGCATCGTCACGCCCCTGCTGGCACAGCGTCACATCGAGCTGCCGCCGCTCCGTCAGGTCCCGTACCGTTCCGCGCACACTCGTCCGGTACAGCTCCCCGTCCACCGCGACCACCGGCCCCTTCCCGCACGGCAGCGAGAACGGCCTGGACTCCCTCGGCTGCGGGGTCCGGTACTGGTCGAGGGCCGGGATGTAGGCCTCCGTCAGGCCCACGGGCAGCCGTAGGTCCTCGTCGACCATCGGGTTGTACAGGGTGAGCGGCGCGGTCTTGGTGATGGTGATGTCGAGCCGGTCGGTCGTGATGGGCGGGAAGCGGACCCAGCCGTTCTCGTCGACGCCTGCGATCACCGCACCGTCCGGCGAGCTGATGTGCACCTCGGTCGGACGCGTGGACAGACCGCCCGCCGGGGCCAGGACGACCTCTCCCACCGCCTGCTTTCCGGGCCAGCTGAGGTGGATCGTGGGCCGGTCGCCCGCTATCCACGCCGTGGTCAGATCGCCGTCGGTGAGGTTGCGCGGCGACAGCCCCGCCCCCAGCCGCGCCGTGGAGTCGGCGGTGGCGACGATCCGGTTCTGCTGCTCCGGCGCCACCTCGTACAGCAGCCGGTCCAGCTCCTCGCCCGGCACCGGCACGGCGCTCGCCCGCACCTCGTACGTCCCCGCCGTGGACGTGGTGAAGCGCCGGTGCAGGCCGGCCTCCGTGCCCGTCGGCGACAGGCCCGTGGGGTCGGCCGTACGGGACAGGGAGACGATCTCGGCGGCTGCTCCCGACTTCCCGGCGTCGGCGGGCAGCCGCAGCAGCCGGGTCACCTGTACGTCCGGCAGGTCGATCTCGGAGAAGCCCGCCCCGGTCAGACCGGGGCGCCGGGACACGGAGTCCGTGATCGTCAGCTTCATCCAACTCGTCGCCCCCGGAGGCACCTTGACCGTCTGCGTGGTGCCGTCCGGCCGCAGGACCGAGCTCACCGCCCCCTTCTCCGTCTCCACCCGCACCCGCGTCGCCGCCTCCCGCACACCCTCCTGCGGCAGCGGCCTGACCTTGAAGGACGACGGCATGTCGTACGAGCCGCCCGCGAACGCGATCCGCAGCCACTCGCCGACCGGCGACCCCTCCGAGCCCTCGGCCCACGCCGTGTCCGGGTTGCCGTCGAAGGCGTTCACCGGATCGAACTGCGGGAGGTGGAAGAGCCAGCTGCCGTAGGACGACGCCGTCACCGACCGCGCGCCCCGCAGCTCGGCCACCGTCTGGTGGTCGAGGTCGGACGTCGGCAGGATCTGGTGCGGCTTCTCACCCGCGTCCTGCGCGGCGTCGGGCGCGTTGCGCTCGCCGCGCGTGTACGTGTACGACGTGTTGGCGTTGACCAGCCCGAACCGGGTGTCCGCCCGCCGCAGCCCGTCGCCGATCACCTGTACCTGCGGTGAGCCGAGCCCCGGGTGGTTGTCGCCGGTCAGCACGCTCGCCCGGCCCCGCAGTTGGGACGCCAGCGGCAGCAGCGCCTCCGGCCCGCCGGAGACGACGGCCGTGTCGGCCACCGGCTGCAGCCCGGCCTGGTGCGGACGCGGCACGTCCGCCCCGGCCGGCTTGTAGATCTCCACCGCCCGCTGCCGCGGATACAGCCCCTCCACCTGCAGCGGAGTGCCCGGCGCGATCGTCCCGCCGGTCGTGATCGGCCCGAGGCCCGTCACCCGCTCGTATCCGGACTGCTCCAGAGTCCGCTTCACCGTCGTCGTCGGTATGTGGCCGATCTGGTCGGGGTCGAGGTCGTTGCGGACGACGACGTAGTGGATCCCGGCGCGGCTCAAGTAGTCCGCCAGGCCCGGTACTTGTCCGCCGCTGACCAGGGCCTGCTCCACGGCGTCCATCGCGCGCCGGTTGCCGGGGGTGCCGAAGGGGACGTAGTCCCGCTGTGCCCAGCGCGAGTCGGCGAGGACGTCCAGGGGCTGGTCGATGGTCGAGCCCCACGTGTAGATGCCGTGCGCGGTGGCCGGCACGACGAGGGCGCGGGCGTCGGGGGAGTACTTCTCCATCCAGTCGGCCGTGGCCTGCCAGTACTTGGGGATCTCCTTGAAGGACCCGGGGTTGAGGATCGAGCCGTTGAGGTACGGCCACATCAGCCCCGGCAGCACCAGCACGGCCGCGATCAGCGGAGCGTACCGCCGCCCCCGCACCTGCCGTGCCCCGCGCGCCTGGGCCGCCACGCCCGCCAGATGGGCGAGGCCCAGGACCAGTGCCAGCGCGAGCCCCGTCTGGAACTTGTAGATGTTCCGGAAGGGAACAAGACCGCCGTCCAGCCAGTCCTGCACCACCCCGTGGAAGGGCGCCCCGAACGCTCCGCCGTACCCGGCGAGCAGGATCAGCGCGACCGTCACCACGGTCAGCACCAGCCACCGCCGCTCCGGCATGTCCCGCCGGGCCAGCCCCGCAAGCCCCAGCCCGGCCGCGAGGGCCGAGCAGACGATCACGACGACGGACGCGGCGACGGTCCAGCCGGCCGGCAGCCAGGCCTCACCGAAGTGCAGATAGGCGACCCAGTTGCCGCCGCCGCGCAGCGCCTCCGTCGCCGCCATCGTCTCGGTCGTGGTCTGCGAACTCTCCACGTAGGGAAGGAAGTTCTCGCCGTATGTGCCGAGCAGCAGAAGCGGGATCACCCACCAGGCGGTCGCCAGCAGGACCCCCGGCACCCACCACGCGATCAGCTTGCGCTGCCGTGGCCCGGGCGGCCGGGAGAGCAGATACAGCCCGACGGGAAGCAGCGAGGCCAGGGTGGAAGCGGCATTGACGCCACCCATGAACGGGATGATCAGCGCCGACCGCAGCGCGGCGACCCGCGCGGCATACCGCTCGTCGGTCAGCGGCAGCAGCACCCACGGCAGGAAGGCACCGGGCAGCGCGGCAGCGGACGTGGACCCGACGACGACGGTGAAGACGGGCCACAGCGCATACGCCACGGCCGCGACCAGCCGCGACGCCCCGCTGCCCACCCGCAGCCGCTCGGCCAGCCGCAGCGCACCCCAGAAAGCCACCGCCACGATCAGCGACAGCCACAGCCGCTCCGCCAGCCACACCGGCAGCCGTACGACATCGGCCAGCCAGTAGAACGGCAGCATCGGCCACAGATAGCCCGAGTACTGGTTCTGGATCCCGCCGAAACTGCCCTCGTCCTGCCACAACTGCCCCAGATCGGCGAGGAACTGCCCCGGATCGACGGTCACACCCAGCTTGGTGTCGAACGTCTGCCGCCCCGGCTGCACCGCCAGCAGCAGCACGAACACCACGGCCCAGAACCCCAGCAGCCAGCGCCGCGAGCGCGGCCCCTCCGGCGGCCCCGAGGAGGGCGCGGAGGTGGGCACGGCTGCCGGGGGAGGAGCCTGGACCGTGGTCGTCGTCATGGTGGGCACCGCCTGAGGATGAGGAGGAGGTTCCAGGTGGCGAACTCGCGTATGCCGGGCGCCTTCACGACGGCCTCCGCGAGGAACGGCCAGTAGCGGGAGCGCGCCGAGACGACCTCTACGTCGTCACGGGCGCGGACCTGACGCAGGGTGGCGCCGATGTGCACGGCGAACAGGTTCTCGCCGAGGGTGTGCTTGGCGGCCCGTCCGGTACGGCGCAGGTAGCGGGCGCGGGCCCGCTCGGCACCGAAGTAGTGCCAGGGGGCCCACTCATGACCGCCCCACGGGGACAGCCAGTTCGTGAACGACACGTAGATCAGCCCACCGGGCCGGGTCACCCGTGCCAGCTCACTGAGGAACGTCTGCGGATCGGCCACGTGCTCCAGCACATTGGAGGAGAAGGTGACGTCGGCGACGCCGTCGCGCAGCGGCAGCAGGTACCCGTCGGCGACGACGGCCCCCTCGGGCGGCTTCACACCGAGTTCCGCCACGTCCGGCTCGAAGAGATAGGCGTACGCACCTCGCCGCCGGAACTCCTCGGTGAAGTACCCGCCACCGCCGCCGACATCGACGACGGTACGCCCGGAGACGAAACCGTCGTAGGCCTCGACCTGGTCGACGGCGTCACGGGCGAGCAGCGAATAGCAGGATTCGGGATCGTCCTGCTCATGGAGGAAGGCCCGGAAGAGAGCAAGGGACCGTCGAAAGGAAGGGTCCTTGACGACTGGGGGTGGTGAAGCGCCCCCATAGGGGCGCGGGGCTGTGACATGTGCGGCTCCGCCGCGCGGGCGCGACCAGCCACGACGCACCGGCACTCGCGAGCCGGCCGACCCACTACGGCGTTTAGGCGTCACGGCGCACGGCCTCCGAGGCAACCGCCAGAAACTGCCGCACAGTCCGGTCCCAGCGATACCGCGCCGCCCGATCCCGCGCAGCCTTGCCCATCAACTCCCGCCGATGCCCGGACAACGCGAGCGTGCACCAGGCAGCGGCGAAGGACGACTCCCCGGCGGCAAGCACCCCCGTCTCCCCGTCCACGACGGAATCCCGCAGCCCGGGCACATCAAAGGCAATGGTCGGCGTCTCCCGGGTGGCGGCCTCGGTGACGACGAGCCCCCACCCCTCCACGGCGGACGGATGCAGCAGCAGCCACGCCGCACACAGCAGCCGATGCTTCTCCGCCTCCGAGACATGGCCGGTGAACTCGACGCCGGCGCCGGCCGCCCGCTCCAGACGCTGACGCTCCGGCCCGTCCCCGACGATGACGAGCCGCCCGCCGGTCACGGGCCGCACTCGCTCCCACAACCGCAGCAGCAGATCGATGCGCTTGTACTCGACGAGCCGTCCGACGGCCACGAACAGCGGCTCCGGCGAGCGGTCGCCCAGGGGTCCGGGCTCCTCCACGCCGTTGTGGACGACACGGATACGTTCCCGGTCGACGCCGATCCCGCGCAGGGCCTGCGCGGTCGACGGAGACACGGCAACCATCAGACTCCGCTGCTGCGCACCGGTCAGCGCCCAGTGCTCCAGTCTTCGCCCGAGCCGCGCGGCAGGCGCCAGCGCCCCGCCGAACCGCATCTGCCACAGATCGGTGTGTACATGGTTGACCAGGCACAGCGTCGGCCCGCGATGCCAGAGGGGGGAGAAGTACGGCATCCCGTTGCAGACCTCGACCAGCAGATCGCAGTCGCCGACCTGACGGGCGAAGGCGGACCGGGCGCGCAGGTAGTGGCCGTAGGAACCGCCGGCGGACACGACCCGGTAGTCGCGGTAGGCCGCGGGGCCCCCGCACAGGAGGGTGACCTGGTGGCCGAGGTGGGTCAGGCCGTCGGCGAGGCGGTCGACCAGCAGCTCGGAGCCGCCGGCGGATCGGTTGCCCAGGTCACGGTGGGCGAGAAAAACGATTCGGCGCGGATGTGGGGGAAGCGCCGGAGGCTGTTGCTGCGACGCCCAGGGAGGGGTGGCGCGATGGGGGTCCCCCCGCTCGAGCGAATTCGAGAACGGGGGAGGGGAGGGCACGTGCTGGGGCATGTGTGCTCCAACTCGTCTCAGGGTGCGGAACTCAGCGTGGGGGAGGGAGGGTTTGGTTCCTGTGGGGAGATGCGGGGCTTCTCGGGTGTTCTCGGGGTTTCTCGGGGTTTCTCGGCCTCTTACGGTCGTCTTGCGGGGGCTGTGGACAGGCTGTGTCCGGGTGGGGGTGGACAGTTTTCGCCCAGCAGTTCGCCACGGCTACTCACCGGCGTGACAATTTCCGGCTTTATTAGAGCTGACGTCACGTCACATTGTGAGCGACGGCTGGGGCATCTCGACCGTACCGGGCGCTTCAGGGCGCTTCCGTCCTCGTGCCACCAAAACGCCACCCACCACCACAAGCACGAATCCCGCCCCAGCAGTCCCGATCGGCAGCGTCTCGCCCACCGTGCGCAGCAGACCGCTGTCCCGCTTCGCCTGCCGTACGGCCTCCTTCTGCGTGGCCGTGGTGAACGCGATCTTCTCGCTGTCCAGCAGTACCGCCGCGTCCTTCTCGCCGCCGGGCGCCCGCAGGGTCCGGCGCGGGCCGGTCTGCGCGTAGATCACACGGCCGGTGGCCTGATCCACGACCAGCCTGAACCCGTGGTTGGAGTACCACTCCTCGGCCAGCACCTGCGGCCTGTCCGGCTCGTCGACGAGGGTGCCGGGGACGAGCCGCGTGCCGACCTTGCGGGGCGCGACCGTGCCGGTGAACCGGTATCCCGTGTAGCCCTGGATCTTCTCGGTGCCGTCGTACCGCAGGGTGATCGTGGTGCCGCCGGTGTTGTCCCACCACTGGTAGGAGCGTTTCTCCACGTCGAACGGGAACTTCAGATACGCCTCGCCCTCGATGTACGGCGTCTCCTCGCAGCAGTGCACCGGCTTCGTCGTCGTACGGTCCATCACCCAGCGGTGCGGGGTGAAGTCCAGCGCGTCGTGCGGGTCGTCGGCCGGCAGCGACTTGTCCGTGTCGACGGTGGTGATGACGTCCCAGACGGCGTTGCCGCTGCGCTCACTTTCCGCCACATTGCCGCGCACGCGCTGGGTGACGGTGATGTTCTGGTCCGGCACGGTCTCGACCTTGTCGGTGTCGAAGACGCTGCCGGTGCCCTTGTAGACGGCGGTGGTGTCGATGTCGATGGGGTTCACGGCGGCACGCGGGGCCACGTACCAGGCGAGCATGGGCGCCAGTACCAGCAAAAACGTGCCGAGGCCCAGCAGAATCAACGAGAGAGGTGAGGCTGTACGGCGCATCCGGCACTCCTGGGAGGTTGACGCATGATCGATGCACTGTCGGTGCACGGTCGTTGCCTGGCCGTTCTTGGGCCGGGAACCGTAGGCGCCCCTTGACGGAGTGTCAATGTCTTGACGGGATGTCCCGGCTTGTCGAGACTGAAGCCGACAGGCAGGGGTCGGACAAGGCTGGCACCACCGGGGTGGGGACGACCTCCGGATGCAGAGAGGCTGACCCTGCGATGTCCAGACTGCTCGCCGCCGCGCTGACCGTCGCGCTCGCCGCCGTACTCGCGGTGAGTGCCGCGCTCGGCGTCGTCGCATTGCTGGAAGCGACCCCCGACCAGCCGAACACACCCTTGATCACGTATGAGCAAGCGGGCCAGGGGAGTTGACCGTGGCAGCGACCCGCTCCACGGCATCCACGGCATCTCCTGCCGCCGCGGCTTCCCCTGCCGCCCCGGCCGTCCCGGCCCGCTCGGCCTGGCGTGACGTACCCCGCTTCCAGGTCCGCCGCTTCGCGGAGCTGGTCATGGCGGACGCCCCGGCCCTCGCCGAGCAGATCCTGCGCGAGATCCAGCGCGAGTACCCCCAACTGCCCGTCGTCCTCGACGAGTCGGGCGAGCCGATGGCCCTGGTCGGCATCCGGCGCGCGATCGAGGTCTTCGTCGAGCACCTGGAGAAGTCGGAAGGCCGCCCGACCGTACCGCCGGGCGTCTTCCAGGACTTCGGCCGCGGAGAGGGCTACAACGGCCGCTCCCTGGACTCGCTCCAGGCGATCTACCGGTTGGGCGTACGGCTGGCCTGGCGCCGTTTCGCCGAGATCGGCCAGCGCGTCGACATTCCGCCCCCCGCGATGTACGAGCTGGTGGACGCGGGCTACGAGTACCTGGACGGCCTGGTCGACCAGTCGGTGCGTGGCTACGCCGAGGCGGCGGCACGGCAGGCGGGCGAGCGGCTGCGTCTCCAACGCCGCCTGATGGAGCTGCTGTTGGCCGAGCACCACCGGGGTGATCCGGCGGACGCCCTGACGGAGCGGGCGGCCCGGATCGGCTGGCCGCTGCCCGAGAAGGTCGCCGTGGGCGTGTTACTGCGCCCGGCGCGGGAGGCGGTGGCGCCGGCCGTGGGGCAGGGAGTGCTGCTCGACATGGAGTACGAGCAGCCGCGCATGGTCGTCCCCGAGCCGGACGCCGGCGGCCGCCCCGAACTGCTGCACCGGGCCCTGACCGGCTGGTCGGGCGCGATCGGCCCTCCGGTGCCCCTCGCCGACGCGGCGAAGTCGCTGCGCTGGGCCGAGGCAGCCGTACGCCTGATGGAACGGGGGCTGCTGCCGGCCGGCGACGTCCTGTACTGCACCGAGCACACGGAAGCTCTGGTGCTGCTCCAGCCCGAGGAACTGATCGACGACCTGGCGGTGCGCTGCCTGGCACCGCTCCAGCACTGCGGTCCCACGCACGGGCGGCGGCTGGCGGAGACGTTACTGGCGTGGCTGGAGACCAGGGGCGGGGCACCGGAGGTGGCGGCCCGTCTGGGAGTTCACCCTCAGACGGTCAGGTACCGCCTCCGCCAGATCCGGGAGCTGTGGGGCGACGAGATGGACGACCCGGATCGACGGTTCGAGCTGGAGTTGGTGTTGCGGGCCCAGCGGTTGAGGGGGGCGCTGGGGGAGGCGCGCAGGTAGGCGCTGCCGCTGTGCTCAGAACCCCGACCGTGTCCGCTTCTTCCCTCGTCGGGCCCCCGTCAGGCGGTCTGGCGGGCGGGCTCGGTGCGGCGGGACGGGGTGCGGGCGGACGCGGCGCGCAGGCGTCGGCCACGGCGCGTGAGCCCCCAGGGCTTGAGGATCGAGATCACCGTCATGAAGACGTACGCGGACAGCGACACGATCGGCCCGAACAGAACGTCCCCGGCGTCGGGCAGCGGCCCGCCCGCGGCGACGGCCTCGACGGCGGAGTTCACGCCGGGGCGCAGCGCGAAGACGGTGGCGACGGTCGTGCCCAGGGTCACCCAGAACTTGACGTAGACCCACCGGTGCCGCGCCAGCCCCCATTGCGTGCCCAGCGACAGCACGAGCCCGCTGAGCAGCGTGAGGAGGGCGAGCGGCAGCAGGAGCCAGTCGGTGAACAGCTTCATGGCCCGCACGGACGCCTCCACGGTCACCGCGGACCCGGTGGTGGCCGCGGTGACCCCGAGCGCGAGCAGCCCGACCGTGAGCCCGAGCCAGCCGGCGGAGGCGACGACATGGACGACGAGGGCGGCCCGCCGGGCGGGCCGGCTCAGCTTCCTTGACGAGGCGGACGACGCGGACGACACGGATGGCGAAGAAGACGAGGAAGACATGGCACCACCGTGCCGGGCCAGGCCCCCGAGGGCGTCTGACGGCGGGAGTAACCCCGCGTACTGACGTCGGCGTACCCGGCGCCGCCCTCCCTGCTCCGTTCGCCACGCGAGGGCGATGAATCCGGCCGCCGGGCCAGGTCATCACCGGAGCAGCGGGGATACGACGAGACAACGCCCCGCTTCCGAGCAGAGGAGAGCCTGATGCGCCAACCGTCACCCCACCCCGCCCTGCACCAGCTCGACGCCTTCGTCGGCGAGTGGGACCTGTGGGCCCTCGGCCGAAGCGTCGGCCCCTTCAGGACGGAGTTCGCCTGGCTGGAGGGCGGCGCCTTCCTGGTCCAGCGCTCGGACGTCGTCCCCGAGACGTCCCTCCCCGGCGACTGGGGCCCGAACGCCCCCTTCCCCACCGTCTCCCTCATCGGCTACGACGACACGGCCGACGAATTCACCGCCCTCTACGCCGACGGCCGAGCCGTCGCCCGCACCTACCGAGCCACCATGACCGCCCGCACCTGGCACCAGTGGCGCGCGGCCCCCGACTTCCACCAACGCCTCACCGCCACCATCAGCCCCGACGGCACCACGATCGAGGGCCAGTGGGAGCAGTCCCCTGACGGCGAGCGGTGGACGACGGACTTCGACGTGACGTACGTCCGGAAGGAAGCGGGGGAGCCACGGAGCTGAGAGTGACTGACCGATGGGGCCGGCGTGACAGGAATCGAGTCGGTCCGAGCAAGGCCATTGCCGGGGGAAACGCACTTTGAGTAGCCTGTGTTCGTTATTCCGATCGGCTGTTGAAATCTCGAACACAGCCTCGCATGCAAGGGAGGGGGCCGCACGTGGGACGCCTCGTACCAGCCGTGACCCGGGCTCTCGACATTCTCGAGCTCTTCCTCGACGGGGACGGGACGCTCTCCGCCCCCGACATCGTGCGCAAGCTCCAGTTGCCGCGGACCACCGTGCATGAGCTGGTGACCACTCTGGCCGCTCGGTCGTACATCGTCCAGGTGCCGGGGCAGCCGGGACGGTACCGGCTGGGCGTAAGGCCGTACCAGCTCGGCAGCCGGTACGCCGAGCAGCTCGACCTCGCGGCCGAGGGGCAGCAGGTGGCCCGGTCCGTCGCCGAGACGTGCGACGAGACCGTGCACGTGGCGATCCTGGAGGGCACGGACGTCATCTACATCGCGAAGGTCGACTCGACGCACGCGGTGCGGATGGTGTCCGCGGCGGGCCGTCGGCTGCCCGCCCACTGCACGTCCGTCGGCAAGATGCTGCTGGCCTCCCTTCCCGACTCGGAGCTGTCGTCCCGTATCCCCGACGGGGCCGAGCTCGTCGCCATGACGCCCAACAGCATCACCGACCCCGGCGCCCTGCGCGAGGCCCTCGCCGAGATTCGGCAGCGGGGGATCGCCGTCGAGAGCCGGGAGTCCAACCCGGACGTTTCGTGCGTGGCCGCGCCCGTGCGGGACCGTACCGGGCAGGTCGTCGCCGCACTCTCCATCTCCGTGCCGATGATCCGCTGGAGCGACGAGCGGCTCGCCGAGCTGGAGCAGCTCTCCGCCAAGGGTGCCGCCGAACTGTCGGAGCGCCTGGGGCACCGGAGCGTTGCGTGAGGGCGCCGTACGAGGTGGCGGTGCGCGCGGAAGCGGAACTCGGTGAGGGGCCGACCTGGGATCCGGCCAGTGGCCGGCTGGTCTGGATCGACATCCTCGGTGCGCGGATACACACCTACGACCCCGTCTCCGGGCGTCGCACGGTCCGTACGACCCACCAGCACATCGGCGCCGTCAAGCCGCGCGCCGGCGGCGGCCTCGTCCTCAACCTGCGGGACGGCGTGGCCGTGCTCGACCCGGACCACAACTTCCGCTGGCTGCATCACGAACCCGTCCCCGGCCGCCGCGCCAACGACGCCGCCGTCGCGCCCGACGGGTCCCTCTGGGCGGGCACCATGCGCTACGACGAGGCGGCGGGCGGCGGCACCCTGTCCCGGATCACCGGTGAGGCCTCCGTCGAGGTGGTCCTCGACGACGTGGCGGTGAGCAACGGCACGGGCTGGAGCCCGGACGGGCGGCTCATGTACTACATCGATTCCCCGACGCGTTGTGTCGACGTCTTCGACTTCGCCGACGGGCGGCCCGTGAACCGGCGCCCGCTGGTCGAGATCGAGGACGGCGCCGGGTTCCCGGACGGGCTCACCGTCGACGCCGAGGGCTGCGTGTGGGTGGCCCTGTGGGACGGCGCGGCGGTACGGCGTTACACACCGGCCGGCGAGCTGGACCGGATCGTCCCGCTGCCCGTGCCCCGCGTGACGGCCTGCACCTTCGGCGGCCCCGACCTGACCGACCTCTACATCACCACGGCCCGCGTCGGCCTGGCCTCGCCCCCCGCCCTGTCGGGCTCGGTGTTCGTGGTGCCGGGGGCCGGGAAGGGGCTGGCGCAGCCGGCGTTCAGGGGCTGACGCGGGCTGTCGTCACGGGAGGCGGGCCGGCGCGGCCTCACATCCGGGATCTCAGCACGTCGACTTCGCAGCCCGGCGCGGACGGGTCGAAGCCGTGCTCGATCAGCCAGCGAACCCCCAGCAGGCTTCGCAGCGACCACCACGCGTGGATCACGTCGAGGTCGACGTCGGTGCCGTACCCGGCGATGACGTCGCCGAGGTGTTCCTCGTGTCCGAGCGTCAAGGTGGCGAGGTCGTACAGGGCGTCACCCTGGCCCGCCTCCGACCAGTCGAGGATGCCCGTGACCTCGTCACTGTCGACGAACACGTGAGCGATCTGCAGATCGCCGTGCGTGAACGCCGGCGTCCACGGCCGGAGCGCGGCCTCGGCGACCTGACGGTTGCGCGTGACCAGGCCGGCGGGCAGGACACCATGCGTCACGAGCCACTCGCACTCGCCGGCGAGCTCCGCCACCAACTCGTCGACGCTCCGGCCGGCCCGGCCGGGCCGGGGAGGCAACGGCGCGTCGTGCAGCTTCCGGACGGCGGCACCCGCGGCGGCCCACGCCGCCGGGGACGCGGTCGACGGCTCGCCGAGGCGGCCGAGCACCGTCCCCGGGACCGCGGCGATCGCGAGCACGGGCGGCTTGCGCCACAGGACGTTCGGGGTGGGGACCGGTGCCATGGCCATCGCCTCGACCTCGACGTCGATGCGCGCCTGATCGGCGTCCACCTTCAGGAACACGTCGCCGACGCGCAGGGTCGCGCGCTCGGAATGGGCGACGACCACCGTGACCTCATCCATGGCGACGAGTATCCCGATCGACCGTCCAGGTCGCCGCGAATATCGCGTGCGGTCCCAACAGCCCTACCCCAGCCCTGCCGCCTTCCGCTCCTCCGCCGTCAACGGCGGGCCGTTGAGCGCCGGCTTGAGCGGGCCGATCGCCGCGGCCAGTAGGACGGACGGGGACAGCAGTACTTCCGCTCCCCGCTCCAGTGACGTCACGTCCGTGACCCTGCGGGCGATGCGTCCGTTGCCGGTGGCCGTGTGGAGGAGGCGGCCCACGTAGGCCGCCAC is a window from the Streptomyces sp. NBC_00299 genome containing:
- a CDS encoding IclR family transcriptional regulator, with product MGRLVPAVTRALDILELFLDGDGTLSAPDIVRKLQLPRTTVHELVTTLAARSYIVQVPGQPGRYRLGVRPYQLGSRYAEQLDLAAEGQQVARSVAETCDETVHVAILEGTDVIYIAKVDSTHAVRMVSAAGRRLPAHCTSVGKMLLASLPDSELSSRIPDGAELVAMTPNSITDPGALREALAEIRQRGIAVESRESNPDVSCVAAPVRDRTGQVVAALSISVPMIRWSDERLAELEQLSAKGAAELSERLGHRSVA
- a CDS encoding phosphotransferase family protein, whose amino-acid sequence is MDEVTVVVAHSERATLRVGDVFLKVDADQARIDVEVEAMAMAPVPTPNVLWRKPPVLAIAAVPGTVLGRLGEPSTASPAAWAAAGAAVRKLHDAPLPPRPGRAGRSVDELVAELAGECEWLVTHGVLPAGLVTRNRQVAEAALRPWTPAFTHGDLQIAHVFVDSDEVTGILDWSEAGQGDALYDLATLTLGHEEHLGDVIAGYGTDVDLDVIHAWWSLRSLLGVRWLIEHGFDPSAPGCEVDVLRSRM
- a CDS encoding helix-turn-helix domain-containing protein: MVMADAPALAEQILREIQREYPQLPVVLDESGEPMALVGIRRAIEVFVEHLEKSEGRPTVPPGVFQDFGRGEGYNGRSLDSLQAIYRLGVRLAWRRFAEIGQRVDIPPPAMYELVDAGYEYLDGLVDQSVRGYAEAAARQAGERLRLQRRLMELLLAEHHRGDPADALTERAARIGWPLPEKVAVGVLLRPAREAVAPAVGQGVLLDMEYEQPRMVVPEPDAGGRPELLHRALTGWSGAIGPPVPLADAAKSLRWAEAAVRLMERGLLPAGDVLYCTEHTEALVLLQPEELIDDLAVRCLAPLQHCGPTHGRRLAETLLAWLETRGGAPEVAARLGVHPQTVRYRLRQIRELWGDEMDDPDRRFELELVLRAQRLRGALGEARR
- a CDS encoding DUF3068 domain-containing protein, yielding MRRTASPLSLILLGLGTFLLVLAPMLAWYVAPRAAVNPIDIDTTAVYKGTGSVFDTDKVETVPDQNITVTQRVRGNVAESERSGNAVWDVITTVDTDKSLPADDPHDALDFTPHRWVMDRTTTKPVHCCEETPYIEGEAYLKFPFDVEKRSYQWWDNTGGTTITLRYDGTEKIQGYTGYRFTGTVAPRKVGTRLVPGTLVDEPDRPQVLAEEWYSNHGFRLVVDQATGRVIYAQTGPRRTLRAPGGEKDAAVLLDSEKIAFTTATQKEAVRQAKRDSGLLRTVGETLPIGTAGAGFVLVVVGGVLVARGRKRPEAPGTVEMPQPSLTM
- a CDS encoding DUF2269 domain-containing protein is translated as MSSSSSSPSVSSASSASSRKLSRPARRAALVVHVVASAGWLGLTVGLLALGVTAATTGSAVTVEASVRAMKLFTDWLLLPLALLTLLSGLVLSLGTQWGLARHRWVYVKFWVTLGTTVATVFALRPGVNSAVEAVAAGGPLPDAGDVLFGPIVSLSAYVFMTVISILKPWGLTRRGRRLRAASARTPSRRTEPARQTA
- a CDS encoding SMP-30/gluconolactonase/LRE family protein, whose translation is MRAPYEVAVRAEAELGEGPTWDPASGRLVWIDILGARIHTYDPVSGRRTVRTTHQHIGAVKPRAGGGLVLNLRDGVAVLDPDHNFRWLHHEPVPGRRANDAAVAPDGSLWAGTMRYDEAAGGGTLSRITGEASVEVVLDDVAVSNGTGWSPDGRLMYYIDSPTRCVDVFDFADGRPVNRRPLVEIEDGAGFPDGLTVDAEGCVWVALWDGAAVRRYTPAGELDRIVPLPVPRVTACTFGGPDLTDLYITTARVGLASPPALSGSVFVVPGAGKGLAQPAFRG